A genomic region of Drosophila kikkawai strain 14028-0561.14 chromosome X, DkikHiC1v2, whole genome shotgun sequence contains the following coding sequences:
- the mRpL16 gene encoding large ribosomal subunit protein uL16m yields the protein MLALKTVTQLFKQTLATGNIAIVNTAGLKYFAPPIKYKNVEQPERPKLRIMERQPQLPPNIRPPKMQKRLRYMRGPETVHNTLLHKQYAIVATGGGRLRWGHYEMMRLTIGRKMNVNTMFATWRVPAPWQPITKKGQGQRMGGGKGAIDHYVTPIKAGRVIVEIAGKCEFVEVKKFLQQVANQLPFQAAVVSQEMLDAQQAAEEEHARTNRNPFTMKYVIQNNLNGCHRWLSPVDHKWFGKHL from the exons ATGTTGGCCCTGAAAACTGTCACACAGCTTTTCAAGCAGACTCTGGCGA CGGGCAACATTGCTATTGTCAATACCGCCGGCCTTAAATACTTTGCTCCGCCCATCAAATACAAGA ATGTGGAGCAGCCGGAGCGGCCCAAGCTAAGGATCATGGAGCGCCAGCCGCAATTGCCGCCGAACATCCGTCCGCCCAAGATGCAGAAGCGTCTGCGTTACATGCGCGGCCCGGAAACGGTGCACAACACCCTGCTCCACAAGCAGTACGCCATCGTGGCCACGGGCGGTGGCCGTCTGCGCTGGGGTCACTACGAGATGATGCGTCTGACCATCGGCCGGAAGATGAACGTTAACACCATGTTTGCCACCTGGCGCGTGCCCGCCCCCTGGCAGCCGATCACCAAAAAGGGACAGGGCCAGCGTATGGGCGGTGGCAAGGGTGCCATCGATCACTACGTAACGCCCATCAAGGCTGGCCGTGTCATTGTCGAGATTGCCGGCAAGTGTGAGTTCGTTGAGGTCAAAAAGTTCCTGCAGCAAGTGGCCAATCAGCTGCCCTTCCAGGCCGCTGTCGTTTCCCAGGAGATGCTCGACGCGCAGCAGGCTGCGGAGGAGGAGCATGCGCGCACGAACAGGAATCCCTTTACGATGAAGTACGTCATCCAGAACAACCTAAACGGCTGCCATCGGTGGCTGTCGCCCGTCGATCACAAGTGGTTTGGCAAGCACTTGTAA